In Vicia villosa cultivar HV-30 ecotype Madison, WI linkage group LG7, Vvil1.0, whole genome shotgun sequence, the DNA window ACTATACACTATGAATCAAACCTTCCACTATGCATTATGCCCAATCAAAGTTATTAAGTGCTAAACTAGGCAACCACTTCAATCAAATGCATACATTCAATGCCATCAAAATGCACAAGGGAAGAATTTAGAACAATCCCAATGTATAAAGCTAAATCCAAATAAATCCTACAGCCACACATTCATTCATGCTGAAACAATGAAAATGCAATAAACCAATATTacaaatattcaatcaaaatcaatatcattcattcaaaaaaattAGTGCAACATTCAAGGTAAGATATTCTAACTAACTTAACTTCCAAACCAACTTACAACTAACTGAATCTCCTAACTGCATCCTACCAGTTAAATTCAACCCAAATGAGGATGTCAAACAAACACAAATACACAACAAATTCCCAGTTAGAGAAAACACAAATGCAATTTCGATTCATCTCAGTTACTCTTAAAACTCCTCACACGGATCACTATCTAATGGCCCCGATTCATTCACGTCTAACGAACCTAGTACAGTTAACTAACTTACTGATAGCAACTTAATAACCCAAGGGCTCTAAATCACTCCCAAATCCCTCCAATCACACTCTAACTGCTATAACAACCTCTAACAGCTTCGAACTAATACAAAAACTTTTCAAACTCACATTAGAGGAACACAAATCCTAACTAATTAACAATTCAATCCCACCCTTAACCAATGCACACGGATCACCAAAGCAACGAATCTCCATCCTTTATTTTTAACTAACTTTTCCCTCCTTAATCTATATAAACTTCAACTCTCCCCTTCATCAATTTCCCTTAAGACTTCTAGTATCCACCTTCTGCACAAAACTCTTCCAACCACTCATCCATTTTCACCTACAATCAAAGCTTCCCCCCGTGATTTTGAACCTGCCTCCCTTAGTAGCCTTAATCGACCTCTAAACCCTAACACTTAATCTTCAAACCACATCACCAATTTCACTGAGCTTCATCTCTCAACACCTCACAACGAACATAAAACCCTAAATTTCCTAAACCTAAcagaagaaaaaagaagaagaactaAGACAAGATCAAGCACTAAAGATTAAAGAATAGGAAATAGGAGAGTGCCTAATTCACTGATGCACGTGTGACTTCGCCGTTGCTGACACGTCTGACGTTGCTTCTTTACAAACACTATGAACTTAGTGTACTAAGTTGTGAAAACGGTAAACAAGTAAGATGAATGAAGTAAAGGTACATCATGGGGTCAACAGGAGAAAGGAACTACTGAGTTTCCTTGGAGACTATTTATTGATccagatttttttgaaatttgatttgaatgaagACCACATGGTTCCTGGAATAATATATTACGACAACAATGCTCAATTTCCACCAATTGAACATGATGTAATAGTCCAAGCTAGAACCGACTTGTTCCTTACCATGGTTGATTTAGCCGTTCAAATATTTTTAGACTGGAgtgaaaagatttttttataaaatgagaCTTTTACTTACGGGTGATGAAATCTGCCAAGTGGTGAAATGTGTCAAATGCTGAATACTTGAGTAAGATCTAACATGAGGCAAAATCTCACAGTAAATTTGACCTCATGGTGGAACTTACCAAGTTCTCAGCACTTGACACATTTCAACCACTCATGAAACACCCATCAAACAATCATTAAGTAAAATCTTCCTTTTACAAAATTTCATTTGCCCACTGTCTAAAAGTTTGATTGACTAAATCAATTTAGTTTGGACAAATAGAACAGGGTTGttgtatatcaaattttaaaaggtGTAATTTCCAGTAACTCgaagtgataaaaaaaaattgaatcaatAACTCCAAGGAAAGTAAGTCGGTCCTTCCTCTTGTTGAGACAAGATGGACCTCTACTTCATTCATTTCGTTTTTACAATTTATACATGGAATTTGGGTCTATACAACAAAACTAATAACACTAACACTCCTAAAAGATTTATAAAATCAAATGCCAAATATCAATGCTTAATAAAGATTCAAAACATCATAGAAAAACTCTTACACAAATCCAAAATATCACATCTTAAAATTCAAACTTATTTGAATTTGTTTAAGAGTTTTTCTATAATGTTTTGATGTCATTCCCATTATCTATCTATAAATAAAACAGAAATTaagtggaaaaaaaaaaaaaacagtgtagagtaaaaaagtttaaaatagAGATGTAAGACAAGAGTAGAGTGAGAGAAGAAGAATATATATagtaaaataagaagaagaaaaaaacagaGTTAACGTGTTCTGTTATCTAGAAACAGAGTTTTTTTTTATAGAGGTATTGAGGTGGATTTTGGACAGCAATTGAATAGGTTTGGTATACTGTCTCATTGCTTTTTGATGCAGTTTTTTGTTATGCCATTTTTGTGTAATCTTTGGACTGTTTTGGACAGCATTTATGAAAGGTTTGTTGGAGGTTAGGTTGGGACAGCAGCATAGGTCTGGTGTACTTGAAAAGGATTGAAGCTGGAGAAAAATACAACagctctttttttttgtttttactgTCAAAGTAAATTGTATTTACATTCTTTCCAAATTTTCAACATTTGTAATAAAGTACTAAGAGATTTTGATCTGCTAAATCATGACAGTACTTAGAGATATAGTCACCACTTACCAATAGAAAGTACTAAGAAGTAATGCAATATCCAACAACACATATTGAAGATAACTGTGAAATATAATACCAATTAATAATGTTATTATTGGCCATGATGCTATCCATTTCCTTGGAGACCAGCCTTGTAATGAGTTTCAGTAGGACATGCCATATACTGACCAAGTTGTTGTGATGCATACCCGATTTTAGGCCGGGTAGTTGTCAAATAACGAAGACGGCCAACAAGTCATCAGCAAGCAGCTGCGTCAAGGAAAGTCGCAGCAGAATGATATAATCTACCTACGCGAGCAGACTAGTAGCTAAGTGACGAACAAGGCATTGAATTGGTTAATTCTAGTCTTCTAGGTTAGTATTGTCTGTTATATTGGCTCCAGTGATGGAAGTGTGAGATATAGGTTGAGGCATAGAAATGTTGTAAGACAAAAAATTCCAGATCATAAAATGGACATCTATAGATACTACAGTTTCTCTGCTATTGATTTCAAGAACTACATAACATTTCATTTCTTGTTTGTATAGTAAGAAAGTGCCTTTTCTTGCTCTAGGATCAAACTTGTGCCTATCAGTGAGAAAATCGGATGCATAAAATGACAACCAAACGCCTTCAAACAACTTAAATCTTGTGCCAGTGTGTATATGCAGGACTAAGGAAAAAATAGAGATAAAACTGTGTCTATCAACTTAATAAAGGATTTAAGCTATGTATGTATATAATATACACCATACCATGTTTGTCTCTTCAAGATAATGTAAGTTTAAACTTCAACATGCAGGGACCACTAGATCTAGAAACTAGTCAATTGCTTCTAACCATCCAATGTGCATAGAAAGTACTGAGAATTACGCAACATCCAATATTGGGTGTACAACACTTATTGAAGATAAGATAAACTAAAGTAAACAGTGAAAAATAATGTCAAATAATGAGATCTTAAGAGTGCATATTTTTTCCAAAAAGCTTGGTTTTCTATACCAAATTTCTCCATTTGAGTGCAGGGGCGGATGCAGGTTCATGGTATTGGGGGCTTAAGCCCCcacaagaacaatttttttttaatgccATTAACTTATATATTATTTAGAGCCCCCATAAATTTTAAGTAGTCACATCACATTAATTTATACTTAATTACACGTCATAATTTTATCTTTTAACTTCAActattttaattgttgttttttaAATTCTTATTATAAATTCTTCCACTCTTTATAAAAATAGTTTGTCTTTAATTTgacattttatttaaaaagtgTTAGATGTGTAGTTTTTTTGAACGCAGATGTGTAGttagttttgttaaaaaataaaatttttttcgACCATAAATTTTAAAGAGAATAAAATATGCACTCATATATGAAGGATAAGCGATTGAACGGTTATACAATTTTATGTATAAtaaagtgtcatatttatagcGTCAGATTTGATAATATTAATAGTAAAGAGTCATTAAAATTTTTTGGAACAAAGAAATTCAtaagaaataaatataatttatataaatttttatataatttgaatttatatgttattataattattttaaaatttgtaatatttttttagtcaAAATAGTTACACTACTTTTTGCCCCCACCAACAAAAATTTCTGGATCCGCCACTGTTTGAGTGCCAATTGAGAAAGAGTCTTTGTAGAAGAACCATCTTCTTTAACTGCACCATTAGCAGCTTCTTTCAACTCCTTCATATTATTACGCAGTTTCTCACCTTCTTCTCCTTCCAAGAGACGCTTGATCAACTCAGCAATTTGTACTCTTTCGACAATTCCATTCTCATTAAGTCTTGGCCTCAGTCCAACTTTTAAGCCCTCACTCAGCATAACCGCATTCGTTCTCTGCTCCGCAAACAAAGGCCATGTGATCAGTGGCACACCATGGACCATACTCTCAAGAGTTGAATTCCAACCACAATGAGTCAAGAACCCTCCAACTGAACTGTGACTCAAGATTTGAATCTGGGGTGCCCATGATGGAATAACCAAACCTTTTTCCTTAGTTCTCTCCAAAAACCCCGATGGTAAAAACTCCAAAGGATCAACATCATTTTGTGAAAGATATGCTGAATTCGCTGAACTACTCGGTGCTCTTAACACCCATAAGAACTTCTGATCACTCAATTCCAAACCAAAAGCCAACTCATCAATTTGTTCTTGTGAAAGTGTGCCACCACTCCCAAACGAAACATACAAAACCGAACACGGTGGTTGTTTATCCAACCATGACAGACACTCCAACCTCTTAACATCATCATCAGATTTTGTTCCCTTTTGGATAATAGGTCCAACAACATACACAGGAGGGTTACCACTTCCTTCTTCTGTCAGTGCTTCTATAGATCCTCTTTCAATTTCAAGGAAGCTATTAATAAGAATCCCATCAACAAGACGGATTCTCTCAACTCGCTCGAGTAAGAGTTTATAAGTTTGACTTGATCTATCTTGAGCTTGATCAACAAGATCACGGCCGTGAATCGGTACAAACCCTGGTAATTGAATAGCCTCTGGAAGATCTCTATACTCACATGATGTTACCTTATCCAATTTAAGCAAATGATAGTACGAAGACAAAGTGGTAGCTGCAGAAGGAAAGTAAACATAAGACAACATGTTGAATTCCTTAGCCAAATCCAATGCTTTAACTGCAAATGAATCAACCAGTAAGGCCACAAGGGGTGTCCTTAAAGATAAGGACTTCAAGGCCTCGTGGATTGATGGCAATGAATGAGCCAGTGTGAGTTGAAGTTGAATTTCTAAGGGAATTCCTTGTGGAAGATCTTTGGAGTCCACAGATGGAAGAAAAGTACAGTTGATGTTCGACGGAAGAGTTTGAAGGATTGATTTAGAATCAGATGGAGGTGATCCTAGCGAGGGAACTAAACATGTGACATGAAAATATGGATGAAGGTGAACAAGTAGTTTGGAGAATTGAAGAAGTGGGAATAAATGGCTATATCCAACACCAGGAACAACTGCAATATGAATTGATTTCTCCATGGAGAATTTTTGTGTGATAGAGAAAATAGTATATTCAAGATTGAAACAAAGAGTGAAAGAGATAAAAGAAAGGTAAAATATAAATACAGATATTTATGCCAATAGTTCAGCTCATGGAATCTGTAAATAAAGATAACATTCTGGTTATTTATTGTTGgtattgaaaaaaagaaaaagacttTTATTTTGTAATAATTATCATTTATGTGtataaaaaaagatattttttggtCAAAGTTGTTGTCTACTATGTGTGGACCATTTTAGCCACAGCCCAATTAATACAGTTTTATCTCTTCAAGACTCCTACTTGTTGTATAGAAAAACTACATCCAAAAAATTTGACAGACAAAAATGGAAATCTCTAAAACGAGTGAAGTTTCGGTTGAAACAAAACTTGAGTATGATAGAGCAAGTGAGCTGAAAGCTTTTGATGAAACAAAAGATGGTGTTAAAGGACTTGCTGATGCTTCTATCACAAACATCCCTCGCATGTTCCATCATGAATTTGATATAGACTCAGCTGCATCTTCAAGTAGAACCACCAAACTTGTTGTTCCTTCTGTTGATCTTGTTGATATTCATCTAGATCCAACAAGAAGAAAAACAGTTGTTGAGAAAATTAGAGAAGCATCTGAGACATGGGGTTTCTTTCAAGTTGTTAATCATGGAATTGAAGTAAGTGTTTTGGACGAGATGAAGAACGGAGTTGTGAGATTCTTTGAGCAAGATCCTGAGGTGAAAAGAGAATTCTACTCACGTGATGCTGTTAAGCCTTTGATTTATAATAGTAACTTTGATCTTTACACTTCACCAGCAGCTAATTGGAGGGATACCTTTTACTGTTTAATGGCTCCTCATTCACCTAAACCAGAAGATTTGCCATCAGTTTGCAGGTATATATTAGATATAATCTTAACTAAACCATTAGCCTTTAAATTATGATGCCCTCGCACTATGGATCTAAGAAGCACGGACTCTCTCACAGACACTGAAACACGACGCGTGTCAGACACTATGACACACCTAGATGTCCGTTTATCATGGCTATCGATCTCCTTAGTGAAAATCTTAGTGTTTGAATTTGATAATAGTTGAGATTAAAGCATTTTTGTGCATATGTGGTTGCAGAGATATACTGTTGGAATATTCAAAGCAAGTTATGAAACTAGGAAATGTATTGTTTGAGTTATTATCAGAAGCACTTGGACTGAATCCAAATTATTTAAATGACATGAGATGCAATGAGGGACTTGCAAACGTTTGCCATTACTATCCTTCTTGTCCGCAACCAGAATTGACTTTGGGAACAACCAAACATACTGATAACGACTTTATCACTGTGCTTCTACAAGATCATATTGGTGGCCTACaagttcttcatgaaagttgttgGGTTGATGTATCACCTATGCCAGGTGCTCTCGTCATCAATATTGGCGATCTTCTACAGGTAGCTTTCATAATTTTGATGCACTGTTAGTGTTATACTTATACTAATTTACATTGTTATGACAGCTTATAACAAATGACAAATTCAAGAGTGTTGAGCATAGAGTATTGGCAAACCATGTCGGTCCAAGAGTATCAGTTGCAAGCTTTTTTAGCACAAGTTTTCAACCATCAACAAAGCTTTATGGTCCTATAAAGGAATTAGTATCAGAAGTTAATCCTCCAAAGTACAAGGAAACTACAGTTCATGATTATGTTGTCTTCTCCATGGCAAGAGGCCTTGATGGAACTTCTCCTTTGCCATATTTCaggatttgaaatttctgattaacacaaacacacacaacaaagctTGTTTATCATCTTTACATAATTGAAAGAGTTGTATATAGTTAATAAGATTGCAAACCTCTAGTTTAGGGAAAAATTTATACTAATAATGAAAGTTTTCCGTTTTAGGAAGTCTGTACAAACTTTCTTGAAAATTGTACTGGTCAAAAAATACAGGTGTGCGTGTTCCTTCTGTAAGGATAGGGGAACTCAGACGCCTTAGTAGGTATATTTCGTTGTATGGTGGTTAGGGCTTGTCCACGGCGGCGAGAAGCCCTGTATGATGGTGTTTTACGTTGGTTTTGGGAGTCctgctcacgtgaggtgagaggctctatggctgaatgatatgctTAGGTATAAGTTTTCGAGGGGTGTGATCAGTGTGAGTTATGATCTGGCTAAGCGCTATTCTTAGGGTGTAATGATATGCTTACATACACCATTAACATTATGAAAATATTtctcacccctttttgtttgCTTGTGTGGCTCGTTGTGCTGATGGTACATATACCCACGTAGAGGACCATTAGTAGCTGCTGTGTGGAAGGATTGGCGTAGATGCGACTTCATTTTATCGTTTTTGGGTTTTACTTAGTATTTACGTATTCCTCTATGACAGTGTAACATTGGGATGAGTTTTTCGTTTGGTGGATGATTTCTAAAAGATTGTTGAATTTATTTCTTTATAGTGGGGACTATGTTATTTTATAAAAGTATGATATTTTTATGTTGCATTGATGAAGTTTTGGTTTCCGCTGCTTAATCATAATTGAAAAGGATGTTTTTACGAGGATGGTGTGAATTAATTTGCAAGACCTTTTAATGTGTTTTTGGGATTAGGGTGTTACAAGACATATGTCATCTATATGTATGATTGTATTTTTAAAGCATCATAGTCTTAAACATAATAAATCATCAttagaaatttcaaatatcataACAAATGTGTTTCAAATAATGAATATAATTGGGACTTTCAAATATTTACCTCTCTTTCCACACATGCCTAGCAGCACGTTATGGATATAAAGGCAGTAGCAATAAGTCAGACGGGCCTCCTCTAAATCCCTAGGGTGCTTGGCGTGCTTGGCGTGCCTAAACATGTATTGGTGGAGCTTCTGGGCATCAAGAGATGACACATGTCTTTTACGGGAAGACAAAGGAGGAGATGCATGAGCCTCAAAAGTTGACACCTCCCAATCAACCAAAGTAGAACCGACTGGTGCCTGCGATAATCAGACTCTTTCCCTCCTAAGCGATGCATGATACGCAACTTTGTCGTGTCTCAATCTATCTTGGTTATCAGCCATAATACCTATAGTTAAATCACACAAGAATTATACAGGTGAAACATAATTGAATGGAGTCAAACAATGCAGAGAGAAAAAAatccagaaatgcatctccgaattctggaAATCAAAACGTTAAAAAAATACGAAGATGCATCCGGATTGTTCTGCAACTCAAAAGAATGAAAACTGGTAGCAGTGCAGTCCAATCAAACATAAAAAGTAATGTATATACCCTTTAAACTATCTATCAAACACATTATTCATCAAATTAGCATATCTAAACAACCTATAACTTAATCTAATGTTCAATTTCTACAAATgtatattgaaataaaaaaactataaagaaataaaaacttaTCAAATGTGAGATTGATGTTGAGCTCTTTGATCGATTGGATGTTGATGGAGGAAACTTGAAAGTGTGTTGAATGAGTTTGAGGGTTTGTGTGATGAGAGAGTTTGAG includes these proteins:
- the LOC131616123 gene encoding hydroquinone glucosyltransferase-like translates to MEKSIHIAVVPGVGYSHLFPLLQFSKLLVHLHPYFHVTCLVPSLGSPPSDSKSILQTLPSNINCTFLPSVDSKDLPQGIPLEIQLQLTLAHSLPSIHEALKSLSLRTPLVALLVDSFAVKALDLAKEFNMLSYVYFPSAATTLSSYYHLLKLDKVTSCEYRDLPEAIQLPGFVPIHGRDLVDQAQDRSSQTYKLLLERVERIRLVDGILINSFLEIERGSIEALTEEGSGNPPVYVVGPIIQKGTKSDDDVKRLECLSWLDKQPPCSVLYVSFGSGGTLSQEQIDELAFGLELSDQKFLWVLRAPSSSANSAYLSQNDVDPLEFLPSGFLERTKEKGLVIPSWAPQIQILSHSSVGGFLTHCGWNSTLESMVHGVPLITWPLFAEQRTNAVMLSEGLKVGLRPRLNENGIVERVQIAELIKRLLEGEEGEKLRNNMKELKEAANGAVKEDGSSTKTLSQLALKQWRIQKFLLVGAKSSVTILTKKILQILK
- the LOC131616124 gene encoding 1-aminocyclopropane-1-carboxylate oxidase homolog 12-like, with translation MEISKTSEVSVETKLEYDRASELKAFDETKDGVKGLADASITNIPRMFHHEFDIDSAASSSRTTKLVVPSVDLVDIHLDPTRRKTVVEKIREASETWGFFQVVNHGIEVSVLDEMKNGVVRFFEQDPEVKREFYSRDAVKPLIYNSNFDLYTSPAANWRDTFYCLMAPHSPKPEDLPSVCRDILLEYSKQVMKLGNVLFELLSEALGLNPNYLNDMRCNEGLANVCHYYPSCPQPELTLGTTKHTDNDFITVLLQDHIGGLQVLHESCWVDVSPMPGALVINIGDLLQLITNDKFKSVEHRVLANHVGPRVSVASFFSTSFQPSTKLYGPIKELVSEVNPPKYKETTVHDYVVFSMARGLDGTSPLPYFRI